A DNA window from Coffea arabica cultivar ET-39 chromosome 6c, Coffea Arabica ET-39 HiFi, whole genome shotgun sequence contains the following coding sequences:
- the LOC140008819 gene encoding uncharacterized protein, which produces MNNIVDYPDAEDLVSPQGLPWGKSSKGHLAVHQLSYFKYSGMAISACISHKVADASTAATFFDDWHYLEIVQSNTNITILISIIAVAGVAFHFTRLILEWQDIHGYLLPVATHPEKNTFMLMDTPSGDGFEAMVALEEQVMSMFECDPELLEFASSTSNAKRTL; this is translated from the exons ATGAATAATATTGTGGATTATCCTGATGCTGAAGATCTCGTGTCTCCCCAAGGTTTACCTTGGGGTAAGTCCAGTAAAGGTCATCTAGCAGTTCATCAGCTCAGCTATTTCAAGTACAGTGGAATGGCGATAAGTGCCTGCATATCACACAAGGTTGCGGATGCATCCACAGCAGCCACTTTCTTCGATGATTGG CATTACTTAGAGATCGTGCAAAGCAATACAAACATAACAATTCTGATCTCTATCATTGCAGTAGCTGGTGTGGCTTTCCACTTTACcagattgattttggaatggcaAGACATTCACGGGTATCTGTTGCCAGTTGCCACTCATCCTGAGAAGAACACATTTATGTTGATGGACACTCCATCTGGGGATGGATTTGAAGCAATGGTAGCTCTGGAAGAACAAGTCATGTCCATGTTTGAATGTGATCCAGAGCTCCTTGAATTTgcttcttcaacttcaaatgCTAAGAGGACTTTATAA